Sequence from the Pseudomonadota bacterium genome:
TTCTTTTCAAAGCAGGCAGGCCGACCCGGATTCTTTTACATCAGCAGAACTCCTTGAGATTCGTCAAGCTATCAGGAAAAAATATATTGCAGTGTCACAATCAGCAGAAGGAAAATTTAAATACCTGACAGGTAAGGCCGGAGCAGAGTCCCTGGGATATGATTCTTCTTTTCTCAAAACCATTAAACCTGAGTTGATTAACTCTTTTTGCGGGGTTGGGAATCCCTTTTCAATCAGCCACATCCCTCCCGGCAGTTCGGTTCTTGATATTGGCTGCGGGGCGGGTTTTGATCTGATGATCGCCAGCCATCTCACCGGAATAGAGGGCCGGGTTTGCGGCATTGATCTGACCGCTGAAATGGTTGCGCGCGCCAAAAAAAATCTGGAAAAAACTCCATTTTCAAACATTGAAATCAAACAGGTTGAATCCGACGATATCCCTTACGATGACAACACCTTTGATTTTGTTATCTCAAACGGTGTAATTAATCTATCGCCCTGCAAACAAAAACTTTTTAAAGAAATTTACCGGACTCTTAAACCCGGGGCCATGCTGCAGTTTGCCGACATTGTCCTTGAAAAAGAATTGCCCTCCTCTCTAGTGGGAAGCCTTGAAGCCTGGTCACAATGAATAGGCGGCACGATCCCGGTTCGGGATCAACTGAATCTCATGAAAAAAACCGGTTTTCTTCATATTGAATTTCTTGGAGCAACCCCCATGCGCACCTCCCAATACACCAGCGGAGCGCTGTTCAAGGGCACAAAACCTCTATCATAGTCCCGTCACCCGCTCAAGGTCCTATTCGGCTCTGGTCTTTTCCGGGTAACCGCCCTTCCTGCCAAAGACCTTGACCGGACCTCCTCCCTCGGCCCCGGCCTAAAAACAAAAAACCTTTGATAACATTATATAATCATGTAAAATCGAAAAGAACGAAGGCGTTCTGCTTACCAGAACGAAATCTTTGCCGCGGATTTCCCAAACAAGTCAGGTTCATAGCCTAAAAGAATGGACATACTAAACTCCTTTATCCATCCTGTTTTCCTGCTGAGAAAAGACGGCACGATTCTTTTTCATAATGCCATTGCCACCCAGATATACGGGCAACAGACCCCGGACCTCCTCAATCGGAAAATTTCCGAACTCATCACTGAAGGCTGGGCGACAAACTGTGAAGAAAAGCTTTCATTTGTTTTGGAGTCCCAACTGTCCGACATCATTGTTGAACAATGGGGAGGCGCTTACCTGGAATACTCTTTGGCGCCATTGCAAAACAGTGATCAAGAATGCGTTATTGTCGAGGTCCGTGATATTTCCGACTATAAACACGCCGAGGAAGAAGCCAATGAAATGAACCGCGCCATGATAACCGTCCTGGAAAGTGAAAAAGAAATGTCTTTTGAACTGGCCAAGGCGCAGGACGAAACCGAAGCCGCCCTTCAGAAAGTCGAGGAATACGCCAAAAACATTGAAATAAAGAACAAGGAGCTTGACGCAGCAAGAGGCATTGCCGAAGAGGCAAACAAGATGAAAAGCGTCTTTCTGGCGACCATGAGCCATGAAATCAGGACGCCGATGAACGGTATCATCGGCTTCACCGACATGATCCTTGATACCGACTTGAATCCAGAACAGCGAGACTCCGCACAAACCATCAAACACAGCGGCGAAACCTTACTGGCGCTGATCAATGACATCCTTGATTTTTCAAAAATCGAATCCGGAAAAATGGATTTTGAAGCCATTGATTTTGATCCTGAGATTGCCCTGTACGATATAGCGGAACTTGTAAAGATACGAATCGAAAATAAACCCATTGAAATTTTATGTAACGTTGATGATGACTTTCCATCCCTGGTTGCCGGCGATCCGCATCGCTTCAAGCAGGTGATTACCAACCTGGTGGGCAACGCCCCGAAATTCACAGAAGAAGGAGAGATAGAGATTTCCGCCCGGGTTGAGACGGCCAACGAAAAAGAAATCAATCTCCATATTGCCATTCGAGATACCGGCATCGGTATTCCCAAGGAAAAACACGAAAAGATATTCGAGGCCTTTGAGCAGGCGGACGGCTCAACCACAAGAAAATACGGCGGCACCGGGCTAGGGCTTTCCATCTGTAAAAAAATCTCCGCCGCAATGAGGGGCGATGTCTGGGTCGAAAGCGAGGTCGGCCACGGCAGCACCTTTCATTTTACCTGCTGGCTCGGTGTTGCGTCCCAAAACCCGGTTACTCGTCCAAAACCTGTTCAAATCAAAGGTAAAAGGATTCTTGTGGTTGATAATAATCTCAACCAGCTCGAGATCATCCGACACCTTCTGGTCAATGCCGGCATTGAGGTTACCCAATCTGCCGACGGCAGGGAAACCCTTGATTTACTCAAAACCGCCCTGCAGGAGCAAAGGCCGTTTGATCTGGCGATTATTGATATTCAAATGCCATTTAAAAATGGTTTTGAAGTTGCAGAGGAATTAAGAAAGGACATCGGTTTTGTCAATCTGCCGCTTCTGGCTTTTTCCTCAACCGCCGAAAGAATTTCCAAGCAATGTCAGCAGGTTGGCTTCAACGCCTTTTTACCGAAACCGGTGAGAAGAACCCGCCTGCTGCAGACCATCAGACATCTCCTGGGCCTTGACGAAAAAAGCCTCCAGGAAGACAAACGCATTATTACTTCGCACGCCTTAAACGAGGAGATGAAACACAATGTTTCCATTCTGCTTGCTGAAGATAACCTTGTAAACCAGAAGCTTGCGACTCGTTTACTTGAAAAGGCCGGCTACAAGGTTGACCTGGCGCCAAACGGCAAGATCGCTGTTGAAAAGGTATCTGCAAACAACTACGACCTGGTACTCATGGATGTCCAGATGCCGGTGATGGACGGCATTGAGGCTACTCAGACAATCAGGAAAAACGGTTTTTCAGACCTGCCGATTATTGCGATGACCGCCGAGGCCATGACCGGCGACCGGGAAAAATGTCTTGCTGCGGGAATGAATGATTATATTTCCAAACCCATAAAACGCGAAATTGTCTTCGAGACGATTAAAAAATGGATTTTTGAAAAAGGCGGGGATTAGATCGGGTGGGAAAAAAACTAAATATTTTAGTTGTAAGCAAAAAGAAACCCTCTTTGGCCCGCCTTGACAAAGAGCTTTCACGGGCCCTCTTCCAGCCTCATTTCGTACATCTTGAATCCCTTGATGTCGCCGCTGTAAAAAAAATCCGGCTAAAACTGCATATAATCCTCTGCAATGCTGATCTGGACAACTTTTCAATCAAGGAATTCCCAGAACATCTTCAAACACTCGGTGGGTCTGCTCCGATTATCCTGTTAACGGAAGAAACATCAGCAAAAAACCTGTCTGCCGCATTTGACGCCGGTTTTTATGATGTTGTTAACCCCGAAGCCGACAAGCGCCTTGCCGCTTCAATAATTCATGCGGTAACCCAGAAAGAACTGCAAACAAAACTTAAAAAAGCCCAAAATGAGGTCCGTCGTGACCACGAAACCCAGGAGGTACTCAACAAACTCCTGCTGCTGTCCATTGAGACATCGTCAATCACCGAAATTCTTGAAAAATTCATAAACCTTGTAACATCCCTTCCCTGGATGGGGCTCAAATCCATCGGCGCTGCCCTGCTTGTCGAAGACGAGCCGGACGTCCTGGTGTTAAAAGCAGATAAAGGCCTTGCCCCGGCCTTGCATGAAATCTGCGCCCGGGTGCCGTTCGGAACATGCCTCTGCGGCCGAGCGGCACAGTCATCCGAAGTGGTGTTTGCCGACTGCATTGATGACCGGCATGACAATCAGTTTGAAGGCATCAAGCCCCACGGGCATTATTGTGTGCCGATTATTTCCGCTGATCAGGAGTTACTCGGTGTCTTCACCCTCTATACCAACGAAGGAAGCCCTCGCGACCAAAGGGCTGAAGACACCCTGCTTGCAGCCGCAGGGGTTGTTGCCGGCATAATCAAAAGAATCAGGGCGGAAGACGCGCTCCGGGAAAGCGAAGAAAAATATCGGGCGATTACCGATACCGCCAAAGAAGCCATCATTATGATTGACGGCACCAGCAAGATCACCTTCTGGAATAATGCCGCCACTCGAATTTTCGGGTTTTCCCGAAAAGAAGCCTATGGGCAGAACCCCCATGACCTGATCGTTCCGAAAATATATTTACATGCCTATGAAGATGGCTTTAAAAATGGCTATGAAACTTTCCAAAAAACGGGAAAAGGCAATTTCATCGGCCGCACCCTGGAATTAAACGCCATAAAAAAAGACGGAACGATTTTTCCTGTTGAGTTTTCGGTCTCATCTCTCAAAATCGGCAATAAATGGGGTGCGGTTTCGGTTATTCGCGATATCACCGAAAGAAAAAAACGGCAGGAGGATACCGCCATCCTTGACGCCAGACTCCGGCAGGCGCAAAAAATGGAAGCCGTGGGCACCCTTGCCGGCGGCATTGCCCATGATTTCAACAATATACTCGCAGCGATCCTTGGCTATGCCGAAATGGCCAAGACCGATGTTAATAAAAACTCAAGAACATGGAATGATCTTGATCAGGTGCTTATTGCCGCAAACCGGGCCAAAGACCTGGTCAACCAGATTCTTCTCTTCAGCAGGCAAACCGAGGGCCTGATCATTCCTGTTCAGATCCATTTAATCATCAAAGAAGGGCTCAAACTCTTCGCCTCCTCGTTGCCGCCAAACATAAAACTCAAACAGCATATAGTGGATTGCGGACTGATTTCAGCGGCACCCGAACAAATTCATCTGCTCCTGATTAATCTCTGTTCAAACGCTGCCCAGGCCATGGAAGAAACCGGCGGCACAATCGAGGTTCTCCTGGAAACCGCGATAATTACCGATAAGTCTGAAGATGTCGGAAAGCTGGTAGATCCTGGCGAATATATAAAACTCACCGTGCATGACACCGGTTCAGGAATGGACGAGACAACCCAGACCAAAATTTTCGAGCCTTACTTTACAACCAAGACTGTCGATGAAGGAACCGGGCTTGGACTCTCTGTGGTTCACGGAATTATCACCTCTCTGGAAGGAACCATTACCGTGAAAAGCGCGCCCGGCACCGGAACATCCTTTGAAATATATCTGCCGAGCTACAAGGCTGAAAAAAACGCCGAAAAAACCCGCACTATTCCATTCATCCCCCGAGGCACGGGGCACATACTGTATGTTGACGATGAGGAGGCGCTGGTTCTTTTAAGCCAGACCCTGCTTACCAAACTCGGCTATACGGTCTCAGCCTATCATGACAGCACTCTGGCCCTTGACGCCTTCAAAAGAAACCCCGATGGGTTTGACCTGATACTCACAGATTTCGTTATGCCAGAGCTGAATGGCATTGAAATGATTCAGGAAATCAGACGGTTCAGTCCCGATATTCCGGTTATAATGATTACCGGTCATCGAGAAAAAATTATAAAAAAAGATGCACAACAGGCAGGAATATATCATATATTAACTAAACCCATCAAAACAACAGAGCTTGCCGAAACCATCAGGCAGGCCTTGGAATTAAAAAAACAGGAGAAAACTTATGGCCCGGATACTCATTGCAGACGATGATGTTCAGGTTCGCACCATGCTCCGGGAAATGCTTGAAAGGGCCGGTTATGAAGTTGACGAAGCCGCAGACGGAGCCAAAGCAATGAAGCTCTTCAGGGAAAACCCCTACGACCTGGTGATAACCGACATAATCATGCCGGAAAAAGAAGGCATCGAAACAATCATGGAGCTCCGGCGCGATTATCCGAATTTAACCATTTTTGCAATTTCCGGCGGCGGCAGGGTTGGCCCGGACAATTATCTCAAGCTCGCCCAGAAAATCGGCGCAAGAAAAACATTCACCAAACCTTTTGATAGAACAGAGCTTCTGGGTGCAGTTGCCGAAGCGCTCAAGAAATAGGAGTCTGATCTTCGACCAGCAGGGCGGTTGAACATCCTTTCGAGATTCCCGGGTCCTGCTCGGGAAAAAATACAACCCAGCCTGCCGCATTGTATTCACTTAAACCCAGTGCCCGGAGAGCCGGCCCGGAAAACCGTGAAAACATCCCCTTCTTGAAAAACTCGTCGCGGTTTGCATAATCATAAAAAGGCGCAAGACTCTGGGGCAGCATTTTTCTTAAATCATCCTTTATTTTTTTGATGGGTTCGTCTTCCAGAATTTCAGGCAGAAACCGGTGGCCGCTCTTGAGCCAGTCAAACCTCAGGAGCTCGACAATCACCGCCCGGTCCTGCCTTTCTGCTGTAAACCCGACAAGAATTGCATTCATAAATTCCTGGGTCTTGGCAAGATCAAAAAAACCCCGCGCCCGGGCAAATTCCGCCAATGCCTTAAAGACAGCAAAGGGATTCTGTTCTGTTGCACCAAGATAATTACAAACATTTCTAAAGAATTTCTTGTTATAGAATGCCTCGACACACTCACCGAACCAGTAGAGATCCGCAAGGGTTTCATGGGACATCCACCTTGTTTTCAGAATCTGATAGGGAGGATTCCGGCAGGCTGCCAGCCCATAGTCGTCCGCAGTAGAGATTGGTGTTCCGGGGAGAATCTTGAGAAGTCCCATCTGGATATAATGGGGCTTCATCCGGAAGACGTCATTAAACGATTGCCGGAAGGTCTCCACTGTTTCATATGGGAGCCCGAGAATCAGATCCACATGCAGATGGATGTTATCCAGCCCAACCAGGCGGGAGATATTTTTTGCCGCAGCATCCAGATCCATGCTCCTGTGCACCGCCTTGAGGGTTTCAGGGTTTGTCGATTGAATGCCGATCTCGAAATCAAAGCGGCCAGGCTCGATGGTTTCGAGAAAAACAAACATCTCTTCGGTAAAGCGGTCCGGGGCGATTTCAAAATGAAAAACCGTCTGAGTCTTCCGGGCGGCGAGGTGCTTCCAGATTTCAAGGGCGCGCTCCGAACTGGCATTAAAGGTCCGGTCAACAAACCGTAAGGATTTTGGATTATGAGCTAGAATCCGATCAAGTTCAGCTTTAACTTCAGAAATTCCCTTATTGTATACTTTTCGCCCTATTGCTGAGAGGCAATAGGAACAGGAAAACGGGCAGCCCCGGGATGATTCATAATAAACAGAACGGTTCCGCAGGTGGGTTACAAAATCTTTTTCTTCATACGGATAAGAATAAGGCTTGCCCGGTTGCGCTATATACTCGGTGCCGAGGCATCCCTTGGCAAGATCCTGAAAAAATCCGTCCTCAAGCCCTTCGACTTCGCCGCGGACAATTGTGCAGCCCTCAGGAAAGGCGCCTGCTGCCATAAAAGTTGCTTCCGGTCCGCCAAGAATAATCCTGGTCCCAGGAAGGGCGGTGATTATATCCCGCACCAGGCGCAACGTGTAATCAACATTCCAGGTGGAAACCGAAAACATAATTATTTCCGGATTCCTTTCGGTTACCTTAAGAAGTGTTTCATAATAAGGATCATTAATGGTAAATTGACAGAGTTCCGTATCAGCCGCGTCAAGCCTTTTGCTGATTTCATTGCGGACATAAAACAGGGCCAGCCCCGAATGGGTGAATCGCGCATTCAGGGTAATTATTTTGATTTTTATTTTCCGCTGCACCGGTTACTCCTGTTAATGTTCTCGGTAATCACTTCAGTTTGACAACCAGACAGACGTATGATAATTGAACTGTGATGAATTCACAAAAGGTAAGCGGTTGAATTATCGCCCAAGATTTCGTTAAGATTTCGGTGGACCTCGCGTCGGTCTCGGGCTTTTTACCCACAAGGCATAAATACGAGACCGACAAACCTTACTTTTCCTCAAAATTAAATAACACCTACAAGTCCGGATAAAATGATTTCCTATCCCCACATAGACCCGGTTATCATCGGTATCGGCCCGCTTCAGGTTCGGTGGTACGGCCTGATGTATGTTATGGGTTTCATGGCCACCTATTTCCTGGTCAGACACCAGATACAGAAACGCGGTCTCAAAAAACTCGAAGCCCATTTTGAAAACATCAATATGATGCTGATCATCTGTCTGGTGCTGGGCGGCCGCCTGGGCTACGTATTGTTCTATAATTTTTCATACTATATGGAAAACCCTCTCGAGATACTGGCCACCTGGCATGGCGGCATGTCTTTTCACGGGGCGCTCATCGGCATTGTGGTCAGCGGCTATGTCTATGCAAAACTCAAAAAACTCGACTATTGGGAGGGCGCCGACGTCTATGCTGTCACCACTCCCATCGGTCTCGGCCTTGGCAGAATCGGCAACTTCATTAACGGCGAACTCTTCGGCAGAACCACCGATGTTCCGTGGGCAATGGTTTTTCCGGGAGGCGGGCCTTATCCCAGACACCCCTCGCAATTGTATGAGTGTTTTCTCGAAGGCGTGGTTCTGTTTACGATTCTCTGGATTCTTAAAGACCGTAAATGGCCCTCCGGCACAATGCTTTCATTCTATCTGATTCTGTACGGCATTTTCCGCTGGTTTATTGAATTGTTCCGTGAGCCCGACGCCAATTTGGGTTTTGTTCTGGGTCCCCTGACCATGGGCCAGCTGCTCAGCACAGTGATGATTGTCGCAGGTACAGCATTATTTTTCTATCGGCGAAAAGTCGCGCCGATCGCCATTATTTAATTTAATGATTACTCTATCCTGAAATGGATCAATTAAAGAAGTAATTCTTATTACAAGCAAGGAGTAAATTTCCGATGAAAACCGGGGGTCTTCAGATAGTATTTTGTATACTTTTAGCCTTTGCCTCCTTAACCCTTACCATCCAGGAAACCATGGCAACAGAACTCAAGCCGCACCTCTTAAAGAGGCAATTTGAAAACGGACTTACTGTTATTGTTAAGGAAACACCCGGGGTTAATGTGGCCACCGTCCAGATCTGGGTCAAAGCCGGAAGTGTTTATGAAGCGGCGGATGAGGGGGGAATTACCCACCTGATTGAACACATGATCTTCAAGGGAACGCCGACCCGCGGGCCCGGCGGCCTTGCCGCAGCAATCGAGGAGGCCGGCGGCAAGATCAACGCCTATACCTCTTTTGAATATACGGTTTACCACGCAACTTTGTCGGCCCGGTATTGGGAACTTGCCATGGATGTCCTTGCTGATGCGGTCCTCCACTCAACCTTCGACCCCATGGAACTGGAACGCGAAAAACTCGTTGTGCTCGAAGAAATCCGCATGAGAAATGATCGGCCGACCACCAAACTTTTTCAGGAACTCCTGTCCCGCGCCTACACCACCCATCCTTACAAATTACCGGTAATCGGCACCACGGAGAGCGTCTCCGGTTTTACCCAGGAAAACATAACGACTTATATAGATAAACATTATCATCCGGAAAACTTTACCGTGGTTGTGGTTGGCAACGTTAAGGCGGAATCGGTGTTCAGCTCGGTAAAAAACCTGATGGGCGGTCTCCCTGCCGGCGGCTCTCAACCAAACCACCTGCCGCAGGAACCGGAACAGACAGCGCATCGGTTTTATGCAATTAAAGACGATATCAACCAGAGTCATCTTGCTCTGGCCTTGCCCATCTCTCGCTTCAACAGCCCGGACTCCGCGGTTCTGGACGTTATTGCCCAGATTCTGGGCCAGGGCGAAACCTCGCGCCTCTATAATGAATTGAGGAATAAACAACAACTTGTCTACAGCATAAATGCAAGCGCCTTCACCCCCCATGATCCCGGTCTTTTCGAAGTAACCGCCACCGTGGATACCGAAAAGGCCGGCCCCGCAATTGAAGCGGCCCTTGAAGAAATTTTTAAGATTAAATATGTCGAGGTAACCGATGAAGAGCTTGACCGGGCCAAACGCAACCTTGAAAGCGACTTTGTGTTTAATCTGGAAAGGGTCGAGGGACAGGCGAGAATGCTGGGCTCATTTGAATTTTTATCCGGAGACCCCCGCGAAGACGAGTATCTGGAAAAAATCCGGGCAGTCGACCAAGAAGACATTATTCGCGTCGCCTCAACCTATTTTACCGGTAATCATCTCACCACCGGTGTGCTGGTTCCAGCAAATTCAGAAATTACCCTGAACAACGAACTCCTTGCAGAAATTATACTGCGAGCCGATGAAGCTGCCAGAAACAGCCTTCCCCCCTCACTTATACTCAACAGCTATCTGCCCAATGAGCATTTTTTCAAATTAAAAAACGGCATCACGCTGGTGGTCAGGGAAGACCCCGATATTCCAACGGTTGCGGTAAGAGTCGTTTTCCCTGGAGGACTTCTAAGCGAAACCCCTGAAAAAAACGGTGCTTTTACCTTTATCAGCGAGCTTCTCCCCAAAGGCACAAAGGACCTTTCGACCCACGCACTCGCAGTAAAGATAGGGAATATGGCCGGAAGCATAAGCGGTTTTAACGGAAAAAACACCTTTGGCATAAAGGCTGATTTTCTTTCCCGCTTTTTTGTGCCGGGCATGGAACTGGTGCGCGATGTAATCCTGACTCCGGCATTTGATCCTCAGGAAACCGAAAAAATTCGTCCGGAACTCCTCTCACAACTCAAGCTTCAGGAAGACTCTCTTCCCTCTCTTGCCTTTCGGGAATTCAACCGCCTGCTTTTTAAGGGACACCCTTACAGCCTGAACACGGTAGGCTCTGAAACCGCTCTTGCAAAATTTACCAGCAATGATCTCAAAGCCATTTATGAACAACATGCCATTCCGGAAAAAGCCGTTATTTCCGTGGCCGGTGATGTCCAGGCAAAAGAGGTCCGTGACCTCGTAAAAAACCTGTTTTCCTCCTGGGAGCCGCTATCCTCCGGCGTCCCGGCTATTGAGGAAGAAAGCTTTCTGGCGCCGGACCCGCCGACCCGCCCGGAAATTTTCAATATTGCCCGGGACAAGGAACAGGTGCATATCATCATCGGCTTTCTTGGGACATCCATGGACAGCATTGATCGATATCCATTAGAAATTCTTGATACGGTTCTGAGCGGCCAGAGCGGCAGACTTTTTACGGAACTTCGTGATAAACAGAGTCTTGCCTACAGCCTCTCTTCCTTTTCGCTGCTGGGCCTTGGCACCGGCTCCTTTGGCATCTACATTGGAACCAGCCCGGAAAAGAAAGATGACGCGATCAAGGCGGTGTGGAAAGAACTTTACCTGGCACAAGAGGAACTCATAAGTGCCGCAGAATTACAGAAAGCCAAAAACCTGATCACCAGTCAATACGAAATGAGCCTCCAGACCCATGGGTCGCAGGCAATGGAAATGGCCTTGAACGAAACCTATAAAATGGGGCAGGACTTTGGTAAACGATATATCAGCAGCATAAACGCTGTCAGCGCTGAACAGGTTCTTGCGGCCGCCAGGAAATACATCAAATCGGCAAACTATGTTCTGGTCTCGGTTGGCGGTTCAGAAACACCACAACCTGCCAACGACAGTCCTGAAAACGAGGAAAACAAAGGAGACAAATAATGATACGGGATATGATCGCCCCGTCAATTCTTTCCGCCGACTTTGCGCGGCTGAAGGAGGATATTGACGCGGTAACCAAAGCAGGGGCTGACGTAATTCACGTTGATGTCATGGATGGCCATTTTGTTCCCAATATCACCATCGGCCCGCTGGTGGTCAAAGCTGTAAGAAAAATTACCGATCTGCCCCTTGACGTGCACCTGATGATCAAGAATTCGGACCAATATATTGATCAATTTGCCGAGGCAGGAGCCGACTGGATCACCGTCCATGTTGAGGCCTGTGACCATCTTCATAGAACGATCCACCGGATCAAGGAACTGGGGAAAAAGGCCGGTGCAGTCCTCAACCCGGCAACCTCACTGGACACCCTGGATTATATCCTTGAAGACCTGGATCTTGTAATGCTGATGAGTGTGAATCCCGGGTTCGGCGGACAATCGTTTATCCCTTCGACCCTTGAAAAAATTCGCGCCCTCAAACGTCGAATCGACGAAAAAGGGCTTAAAACCGGAATCGAAATCGATGGCGGGGTGAGCTGCAAAACCATTGAGGCGGTGGCCCAGGCAGGTGCAAATATTTTTGTCGCCGGCTCCGCAGTGTTCGGAAGCGACAATTACGCGCAGGCAATCACGGAACTGAAAGGCATCCTTGCCAAGGTTCGCGCCAAATAAAAAAAGATGACAGATTTTCGTGCGGCTGCCGCCTCTTTCCGGCAAATAACCAGATCTAATTATTTGCCGCCCAGGGCAACAGCGTCCTCGCGCACTCTCCGCTGAGACAATCGGCCTCAGCGCTGTCGCCCCAGAGCGCCGCGTGTCTTCTTGTGGCGGTCCTGACCTTAACTTCCCGGCTGTCCCGCTGTCCCTTGCCGTCAACCACTGTTAACCTGATCAGCGAGCCCTGATCTTCGGTATAATAGTCTGAGGGCGCCATAAACGAAACCGCCGACCCTTGCGTATTTAAAGGTTCAATCCGTACCGTTGCGCCGGAAAGCTGCTCCCAGACATACTGAAGTGTTTCCGGATTGTCATCTATGGTCCGGCTCGCATCAAGAACAACGGTCTGGCCGACGGTATACACCTCTTGCGCCAGGGGTTGAAGCATTATCTTCGGGGCCGGATCGCCGGATGCAATCCGCATCTCAATGGTCTTGCGTTTCGAAGCTCTTTTCCCCAGTTTAAACTGGTAGGTCATGGTCTCGTTGCCGCTTGCATACGGATCCGGCGTATACCGGTGCATATAGGGATTGACCTTTTCGAGCTTGCCTTTGAGCTCACCGGGAATAAGCTGTACTGAAACCTTGTCACTGAATGGAATCTCATCATTTGATTGCTGCCAGATTTCCGCCCAGTTGATCATGACCGCCCGGGTGCTCAATCCTTCTAGGACAATATCACTTGCCGCAACCATAATCCCCGTGGGTTTCACAACCTTGGCCGGGGCGGCTTTTTCAGCCATTGCTCTTAAATTCGGCCCGGAAATTACAATGGTTGCCGGCGCGCTTGTCTGTTTACCGTCGCTCACCTTAAAATCAAAACTGTCCTCTCCCGGGAAATCGTTGCCTGCCAGATAAACCATACTGGGCGGCTCTCCGAGCAGTCGTCCGTATTGTGGATTCTTGACCACCTCGTAGGCAAGCGGGTCCCCATCCTCATCCTGGCCGGCGAGCAGCACGGGCACCTCCCGTGCGGCCCCACTCATCTGATACGTTCCAGAACTGACAAGGGGAACAGCGTTTGTTGCAACCTGCGAAGCAACCTTGTCCTGTTGGTCCGCGGTAATTGTTTCATCCTGTAGGCCTTTTACCGGAACTTCGTCCTGCGGGGCAATCTGTGCTGCCTCCTTAACGGTCTCGTCCTTATCGGACAAGAAATACACACCTCCGCCTAATAACAGCAGAAGACAGACAGTGGTTATGGCGATTACAGCCTTGTTGTGCATGGCATTTTGAAGCCATATCGGTGTAACTATCTTCTCTGTGGCCTCATCATCAGGACTGCTTTCTTCTTCCACCATGATTTCATCATGCTCTTCTTCAACAAAATCCTCGGGGATTTCCGGTATGTCAGGAATATCGTCATCGAATCCGAAATCCTCATCATCTGCGAATCCAAAATCATCATCGTCGGAAAGCGCGCTTAACCCTTTACTCGCAACACTTTCTTCTTCATCGTCAAAGTCTGCACTTTTTCCAGCAACTTCATCAAGTTCCATGTCCTGATCATTATCGTTCTTTGATGCTTCGGAAAACAGTTTATCCATATCTTCCTGACTGGGAACATCTTCGACACTTGCTGCG
This genomic interval carries:
- a CDS encoding B12-binding domain-containing radical SAM protein, with protein sequence MQRKIKIKIITLNARFTHSGLALFYVRNEISKRLDAADTELCQFTINDPYYETLLKVTERNPEIIMFSVSTWNVDYTLRLVRDIITALPGTRIILGGPEATFMAAGAFPEGCTIVRGEVEGLEDGFFQDLAKGCLGTEYIAQPGKPYSYPYEEKDFVTHLRNRSVYYESSRGCPFSCSYCLSAIGRKVYNKGISEVKAELDRILAHNPKSLRFVDRTFNASSERALEIWKHLAARKTQTVFHFEIAPDRFTEEMFVFLETIEPGRFDFEIGIQSTNPETLKAVHRSMDLDAAAKNISRLVGLDNIHLHVDLILGLPYETVETFRQSFNDVFRMKPHYIQMGLLKILPGTPISTADDYGLAACRNPPYQILKTRWMSHETLADLYWFGECVEAFYNKKFFRNVCNYLGATEQNPFAVFKALAEFARARGFFDLAKTQEFMNAILVGFTAERQDRAVIVELLRFDWLKSGHRFLPEILEDEPIKKIKDDLRKMLPQSLAPFYDYANRDEFFKKGMFSRFSGPALRALGLSEYNAAGWVVFFPEQDPGISKGCSTALLVEDQTPIS
- the lgt gene encoding prolipoprotein diacylglyceryl transferase, whose amino-acid sequence is MISYPHIDPVIIGIGPLQVRWYGLMYVMGFMATYFLVRHQIQKRGLKKLEAHFENINMMLIICLVLGGRLGYVLFYNFSYYMENPLEILATWHGGMSFHGALIGIVVSGYVYAKLKKLDYWEGADVYAVTTPIGLGLGRIGNFINGELFGRTTDVPWAMVFPGGGPYPRHPSQLYECFLEGVVLFTILWILKDRKWPSGTMLSFYLILYGIFRWFIELFREPDANLGFVLGPLTMGQLLSTVMIVAGTALFFYRRKVAPIAII
- a CDS encoding insulinase family protein encodes the protein MKTGGLQIVFCILLAFASLTLTIQETMATELKPHLLKRQFENGLTVIVKETPGVNVATVQIWVKAGSVYEAADEGGITHLIEHMIFKGTPTRGPGGLAAAIEEAGGKINAYTSFEYTVYHATLSARYWELAMDVLADAVLHSTFDPMELEREKLVVLEEIRMRNDRPTTKLFQELLSRAYTTHPYKLPVIGTTESVSGFTQENITTYIDKHYHPENFTVVVVGNVKAESVFSSVKNLMGGLPAGGSQPNHLPQEPEQTAHRFYAIKDDINQSHLALALPISRFNSPDSAVLDVIAQILGQGETSRLYNELRNKQQLVYSINASAFTPHDPGLFEVTATVDTEKAGPAIEAALEEIFKIKYVEVTDEELDRAKRNLESDFVFNLERVEGQARMLGSFEFLSGDPREDEYLEKIRAVDQEDIIRVASTYFTGNHLTTGVLVPANSEITLNNELLAEIILRADEAARNSLPPSLILNSYLPNEHFFKLKNGITLVVREDPDIPTVAVRVVFPGGLLSETPEKNGAFTFISELLPKGTKDLSTHALAVKIGNMAGSISGFNGKNTFGIKADFLSRFFVPGMELVRDVILTPAFDPQETEKIRPELLSQLKLQEDSLPSLAFREFNRLLFKGHPYSLNTVGSETALAKFTSNDLKAIYEQHAIPEKAVISVAGDVQAKEVRDLVKNLFSSWEPLSSGVPAIEEESFLAPDPPTRPEIFNIARDKEQVHIIIGFLGTSMDSIDRYPLEILDTVLSGQSGRLFTELRDKQSLAYSLSSFSLLGLGTGSFGIYIGTSPEKKDDAIKAVWKELYLAQEELISAAELQKAKNLITSQYEMSLQTHGSQAMEMALNETYKMGQDFGKRYISSINAVSAEQVLAAARKYIKSANYVLVSVGGSETPQPANDSPENEENKGDK
- a CDS encoding ribulose-phosphate 3-epimerase, with translation MIRDMIAPSILSADFARLKEDIDAVTKAGADVIHVDVMDGHFVPNITIGPLVVKAVRKITDLPLDVHLMIKNSDQYIDQFAEAGADWITVHVEACDHLHRTIHRIKELGKKAGAVLNPATSLDTLDYILEDLDLVMLMSVNPGFGGQSFIPSTLEKIRALKRRIDEKGLKTGIEIDGGVSCKTIEAVAQAGANIFVAGSAVFGSDNYAQAITELKGILAKVRAK